A genomic stretch from Spiroplasma endosymbiont of Clivina fossor includes:
- a CDS encoding transposase family protein — MLFSGKKRQHSLKSQIIIDLFNNKIISVDFCYGSTHDYKLFLKSNTLINPKLELIADSGYQGLQNVHKNTLLPIKKSKNNPLNPDKKEYNSFLSKVRIVIEHVFARLKRFKILVYRYRNKIRRFGLRFNLISGIYNFELS, encoded by the coding sequence TTATTATTTTCTGGTAAGAAAAGGCAACATTCATTAAAATCGCAAATAATTATTGATTTATTTAACAATAAAATTATTTCAGTAGATTTTTGTTATGGCAGTACTCATGATTATAAGTTATTTTTAAAATCAAATACACTTATAAATCCAAAATTAGAATTAATTGCCGATTCAGGATATCAAGGTTTGCAAAATGTTCATAAAAATACATTATTGCCAATTAAAAAGAGTAAAAATAATCCTTTAAATCCAGATAAAAAGGAATATAATAGCTTTTTAAGTAAAGTTAGAATTGTCATTGAACATGTTTTTGCTAGATTAAAAAGATTTAAAATACTAGTTTATCGTTATCGCAATAAGATTAGAAGATTTGGATTACGATTTAACTTAATTTCAGGAATATATAATTTTGAATTAAGCTAG
- a CDS encoding transposase family protein, which translates to MLDKYKDENEFYSLIGIKYKTFMKMVEILKEGEAKQKQIGGRPNKLSIEQRLLMTLEYWKEYSTYRIIAKKYNISHVSCIRNIFWVENTLIKNSHFHIPGKKILLENKGTTNNLLAIDATEIPIERIKKN; encoded by the coding sequence ATGTTAGATAAATACAAAGACGAAAACGAATTTTATAGTTTAATAGGCATAAAATATAAAACTTTCATGAAAATGGTAGAAATTTTAAAAGAAGGTGAAGCTAAACAAAAACAAATTGGTGGTAGACCAAATAAATTATCAATAGAGCAAAGATTACTTATGACTTTAGAATACTGAAAAGAATATAGTACATATCGTATTATTGCAAAAAAATATAATATTAGTCATGTTAGTTGTATTCGTAATATCTTTTGAGTTGAAAATACTCTAATAAAAAATAGTCACTTTCATATACCTGGCAAAAAGATATTATTAGAAAATAAGGGTACTACTAATAATTTATTAGCAATTGATGCTACAGAAATTCCAATTGAAAGAATTAAAAAAAACTAA
- a CDS encoding IS1/IS1595 family N-terminal zinc-binding domain-containing protein produces MEKIIQELVNTLTDDQFLEFYEKVKQQAELIKKQKRLNEIDQKFRAQGIKCPKCEFYHCVKNGHNSEGKQKYLCKNCRASFDAFRNHFIYWSHLNYEQWNLLIQISLLGQSSKTIFRFIKTTLKTAWYNRQKLMKSKQLENTQLKFKKLSGKIQIDETFIKEIHKGNFKYKTDPRRIHLDPFATNTKCCIQMAIDNNNNIYVKSTNTKRLQKQWVIENMNKELINENSIITSDMQKLYFLVAKQTNSTLCVTKTTINPEASYRNLNKISKLQSSLKEALIHYHGLGFTNIQNYLNLWKWKYQHKGLTPNQQTVVLYFNV; encoded by the coding sequence ATGGAAAAAATAATTCAAGAACTAGTAAATACTTTAACAGATGATCAATTTTTAGAATTTTATGAAAAAGTCAAACAACAAGCAGAATTAATAAAAAAACAAAAACGGTTAAATGAAATTGATCAAAAATTTAGAGCGCAAGGTATTAAATGCCCTAAATGTGAATTTTACCATTGCGTTAAAAATGGACATAATTCAGAAGGGAAACAAAAATATTTATGTAAAAATTGCCGTGCAAGTTTTGACGCTTTTCGTAATCATTTTATTTATTGAAGTCATTTAAATTATGAACAATGAAATTTATTGATTCAAATTTCATTGCTGGGGCAATCTAGTAAAACAATTTTTCGTTTTATTAAAACTACATTAAAAACTGCTTGATATAATCGTCAAAAATTAATGAAATCAAAACAATTAGAAAATACCCAATTAAAATTTAAAAAATTATCTGGTAAAATCCAAATCGATGAAACATTTATTAAAGAAATCCATAAAGGAAATTTCAAATATAAAACTGATCCACGAAGAATTCACCTTGACCCATTCGCAACTAATACTAAATGCTGTATTCAAATGGCAATTGATAATAATAACAATATTTATGTTAAATCCACAAACACCAAACGTTTACAAAAACAATGAGTTATTGAAAATATGAACAAAGAATTAATTAACGAAAATTCAATTATTACTTCCGATATGCAAAAATTATATTTTTTAGTAGCAAAACAAACAAATTCTACTTTATGTGTAACTAAAACAACAATTAATCCTGAAGCTAGTTATCGTAACTTAAATAAAATCAGTAAATTACAATCTAGTCTTAAAGAAGCCTTAATTCATTATCATGGTTTAGGTTTTACTAATATTCAAAATTATTTAAATCTCTGAAAATGAAAATACCAACATAAGGGTTTAACTCCAAACCAACAAACAGTGGTATTATATTTTAATGTATAA
- a CDS encoding lipoprotein, giving the protein MKKLLSIVAAVSLTATGASTISACKQHEKFEDTIFKFIKKIDDMFENPTYEKTITEKAGIDDWNEIKNNWNKQKENFSNIDYSTISKDEKESIIVIIKEFEKLFKLDA; this is encoded by the coding sequence ATGAAAAAATTACTAAGTATAGTAGCGGCGGTTAGTTTAACTGCAACTGGAGCAAGCACTATCAGTGCTTGTAAACAACATGAAAAATTTGAAGATACTATTTTTAAATTTATTAAAAAAATAGATGACATGTTTGAAAATCCTACTTATGAAAAAACGATTACAGAAAAAGCAGGAATAGATGATTGAAATGAAATTAAAAATAATTGAAATAAACAAAAAGAAAATTTTAGTAATATTGATTATTCTACTATTTCAAAAGATGAAAAAGAATCTATCATTGTTATAATAAAAGAATTTGAAAAATTATTTAAACTGGACGCATAA